The Chitinivibrionales bacterium genome includes the window TGGCCTTTTTTCCAACAGAATTTTCTGAGGAACAGTTTTGCCCTGTTTTCAGTTTTCCCTATGAATTCAAAGGTTTCTAATTGACTAAAGCCCATATGCACAAGATAATTCCTGTGCAAGATGTTTTATAATTACCTAAAAAAATGACAAAAGAGTTGCGGAAAGGATCCGAATGCCGCGCGTGAGGGACGACTGAAGGCCGCGCTGGAGCGCGGTGCTGCCCGGCCCTCGCCGTCAGGCATAGAGGGGCCGTGGCAGCCCGAGCCGAAGGACGACGACCCTTGGAAGCACCCGAAGGGGTGGACCGGAAGGAGAACCGACGCCCAGATTCTTAAAATATTACGAAATTCTAACTCTTATAAACTCCGCCAATTCCTGCAGCATTTCCGCTTTATCACCAAACGAGGCAAGTTCACTTTTCGCTTTGTCAATCAATTCCTTCGCGTATTTTTTCGATTCCGCCATCCCCACGACGCTCGGGAACGTCACCTTGCCCTTTTCCCGGTCGCTGCCGGCGTCCTTGCCGATCTGCTCAGTGGTTCCCTCTTCGTCAAGAATGTCGTCGATCACCTGGAACGCAAGCCCCACCTTGTCGCCGTAAGCCGAGAGTTTCTTCATTGACGCTGCAGGTGCATCCGCGAGCATGGCGCCGATGCGAACGCAGGCGCGGATGAGCGCGGCGGTCTTGTTTCGGTGGATGTATTCGAGGGTCTCGCGCGAGGCCTTGGTGCCTTCGGATTCTATGTCCACCACCTGGCCGCCGATCATGCCTGATGTGCCGAGCGCCTGCGACAGCTCCACCACGATGTCGGCCCTGCCGATGCGTCCGAGGCATTCGTACGCGAAGATGCACAGCGCGTCGCCGCCGAGCACCGCGAGCGCCTCGTTGAAGGCCTTGTGCGCCGTCGGCTTGCCGCGCCGGAAATCGTCGTCGTCCATGCAGGGAAGGTCGTCGTGGATGAGCGAGAACGTGTGGAGCATCTCCACCGCGGCGCTGGCGAGCACCGCGTTCTCATCGCCGAATTTCCCGCCGCACGCCCCATGCGCGGCCATGATCAGGCACGGACGCACGCGCTTTCCGCCCGCGAAAATGCTGTAGCGCATAAGGGAATGGATGGATTGCGGGTAGGCGGTGTTCTTGGGAAGAAGCTTTTCGAGCGCGGCCTCGGTGGTGTCGCACACCGCCTTCATGTAGGCCTTCAGGTCACTCATTG containing:
- a CDS encoding farnesyl diphosphate synthase, with product MSDLKAYMKAVCDTTEAALEKLLPKNTAYPQSIHSLMRYSIFAGGKRVRPCLIMAAHGACGGKFGDENAVLASAAVEMLHTFSLIHDDLPCMDDDDFRRGKPTAHKAFNEALAVLGGDALCIFAYECLGRIGRADIVVELSQALGTSGMIGGQVVDIESEGTKASRETLEYIHRNKTAALIRACVRIGAMLADAPAASMKKLSAYGDKVGLAFQVIDDILDEEGTTEQIGKDAGSDREKGKVTFPSVVGMAESKKYAKELIDKAKSELASFGDKAEMLQELAEFIRVRIS